One Sphingobacteruim zhuxiongii DNA window includes the following coding sequences:
- a CDS encoding SusC/RagA family TonB-linked outer membrane protein produces MRKDYLFFLAVSAALSPTILHAKIPIRTVHEFNFVQAQTLTIRGQVLSSESNEPLAGVTISVKGTSKKTATDDQGNFTIEVKQGDKLSFNMLNFTTQEYTVSQSESNLIIKLQSTTADLDEVVVIGYGTAKKSDLTGSITRVDANQFKNQPTTQLTEMLNGTVAGFISNQSTSASGSSSMEIRGPKSLNASTSPMIVLDGVIFNGSIADINPSDIETMDILKDASSTAVYGARAAAGVIQVTTKKGLSGTPRINLEANFGVASLMHPFKTYDGPGYIQFRTDVMRGYNPTKPAFYYNNPSNLPDGVTLDQWRTASNNPQADNTREWLSRLNFYDIEVDNYVAGNEIYWLDEVFRKGLKQNYDLNISGGADKVKYYWSLGYQDNEGISIGDDFNTIRSRINTDFTITNWLSAGVNAQFSDKNQTQIIPSINSMFLMSPYGSMYDDNNNLLWYPNTFAVATPLINTLGGQDQKNKINSLFSSIYMNVKLPYNISYKASFQPRYEFSKLYNFYPSTTLTGGSTYKDGYATRVEGSTFEWMLDHLVHWNKKFGMHQFDVTLLYSAEKIDTWESRLSNQSFSPNQSLGYHGIEYGSDHKVGSNDTRATGDAAMARLNYTLNDKYLFTASVRRDGYSAFGKKNPRAVFPAFAFAWRLSNESFFNVDKIDDLKIRASWGRNGNRSIGQYAALATVESARYYNGVSTQIGVFNNTLSNYDLKWEQTESYNLGIDLAMFKNRVNLTADVYSMTTVDLLMNRKLPEITGYTSVVTNLGKLSNKGWEVSVNTVNIDRENFKWNSGLVYSANRNKIEELFGDFGETTISGVTGYQELPDYTNEWFPGQAIDQIWNYKITGIWQVEEAEEAAKYGLKPGDFKAVDLDGNYKYDALMDKQFIGYERPRHRLGLRNSIDFLKNFNVTFFLRAELGHLGYFMEAQRAGGTDTYDKRSTYDLPYWTAENRNNDYPRLNALTTVFGGGIRTYKPASFLRLQDLSFSYTVPESALERIKVKNLRVFLAARNVFTIDKWPGWDPETAYNSQNSMPMPRSYSAGVNFSL; encoded by the coding sequence ATGAGAAAAGACTACTTGTTTTTCTTAGCAGTGTCGGCAGCACTCAGCCCTACGATTCTGCATGCAAAAATTCCGATTCGGACAGTGCACGAATTTAACTTCGTTCAGGCGCAAACCTTGACGATTCGTGGACAGGTTCTCTCATCGGAAAGTAATGAACCACTTGCTGGTGTGACAATTTCCGTCAAAGGTACAAGCAAGAAAACCGCAACTGACGATCAGGGTAATTTTACGATTGAAGTAAAGCAAGGGGATAAGCTATCCTTTAATATGCTGAACTTCACAACCCAGGAGTATACGGTCAGCCAATCTGAAAGCAATTTAATCATTAAACTTCAAAGTACCACAGCCGACTTGGATGAAGTAGTCGTGATTGGTTATGGTACAGCAAAGAAAAGTGATTTGACCGGATCAATTACTCGAGTTGATGCCAATCAATTTAAAAATCAACCAACGACGCAATTAACAGAGATGTTAAATGGTACGGTTGCTGGTTTTATTTCGAATCAAAGCACGAGTGCGTCTGGCTCCAGTAGCATGGAGATTCGTGGTCCAAAATCTTTAAATGCTTCCACTAGCCCAATGATTGTATTGGATGGAGTTATCTTCAACGGTAGTATCGCCGATATCAATCCTTCGGATATCGAGACGATGGATATCTTGAAAGACGCGAGCTCGACAGCAGTTTATGGTGCTCGTGCTGCAGCGGGAGTTATCCAAGTAACAACGAAAAAAGGTCTTTCTGGAACGCCAAGGATTAATCTAGAGGCTAACTTCGGAGTAGCGAGTTTGATGCATCCATTTAAAACGTATGATGGCCCTGGCTACATACAGTTTAGAACCGATGTAATGCGTGGCTATAACCCAACAAAGCCTGCCTTCTATTACAACAACCCAAGCAATTTACCAGATGGGGTAACGCTTGATCAATGGAGAACAGCAAGTAATAACCCACAAGCGGATAATACGCGGGAATGGTTAAGTCGCTTAAACTTTTACGATATTGAGGTGGATAATTATGTCGCAGGTAACGAGATTTATTGGCTTGATGAAGTATTCAGAAAGGGTTTAAAACAAAACTATGATTTAAATATTTCCGGCGGAGCCGATAAGGTGAAATACTATTGGTCTTTGGGCTATCAAGATAATGAAGGTATTTCGATTGGGGATGACTTCAATACCATTCGTAGCCGAATTAATACCGATTTTACCATTACTAATTGGTTGTCAGCAGGTGTCAATGCGCAGTTTTCGGATAAAAATCAAACACAAATTATTCCGAGTATTAACTCGATGTTTTTGATGAGTCCATACGGTAGTATGTACGATGATAACAATAACTTACTTTGGTATCCAAATACCTTTGCTGTTGCGACGCCGTTAATTAATACACTTGGTGGCCAGGATCAGAAAAACAAGATTAATAGCTTGTTCTCTTCCATTTATATGAATGTGAAGTTGCCGTACAACATCTCTTATAAAGCATCATTCCAACCTCGCTATGAGTTTAGTAAACTCTATAATTTCTATCCTTCGACGACTTTGACAGGCGGTTCGACCTACAAGGATGGCTATGCGACACGTGTAGAAGGGTCGACTTTTGAATGGATGCTTGATCATTTGGTCCACTGGAATAAGAAATTTGGTATGCATCAATTTGATGTAACCTTACTTTATAGTGCAGAAAAAATAGATACTTGGGAATCAAGATTAAGTAATCAATCCTTCAGTCCAAATCAATCGCTAGGTTACCATGGTATTGAGTATGGATCGGATCATAAGGTAGGTTCCAACGATACCCGTGCTACAGGTGATGCTGCGATGGCTCGTTTAAACTATACGTTGAATGATAAATACCTATTTACAGCTTCGGTAAGACGTGATGGCTATTCGGCATTTGGCAAGAAAAATCCTAGAGCAGTATTCCCAGCTTTTGCTTTTGCTTGGAGACTTTCCAATGAGTCCTTTTTTAACGTAGATAAAATCGATGATCTAAAGATTCGTGCTTCTTGGGGTAGAAATGGTAACCGTTCAATTGGACAATATGCGGCTTTAGCAACGGTTGAATCAGCACGTTACTATAATGGCGTTTCAACTCAAATCGGCGTATTTAACAATACTCTGTCTAATTATGATTTAAAATGGGAGCAGACAGAGTCGTACAACTTGGGTATTGATTTAGCGATGTTCAAAAATAGAGTAAACTTGACTGCCGATGTATATAGTATGACGACAGTTGATTTATTAATGAACAGAAAGCTTCCAGAAATTACCGGTTATACGAGTGTGGTGACCAACTTAGGTAAACTAAGTAATAAAGGTTGGGAAGTTTCTGTTAACACCGTCAACATCGATCGAGAGAACTTTAAGTGGAATAGTGGTCTCGTTTATTCGGCTAACAGAAATAAGATTGAAGAGCTATTTGGTGATTTTGGTGAAACAACAATTAGTGGTGTTACAGGATACCAAGAACTTCCAGATTATACGAACGAATGGTTCCCAGGTCAAGCAATTGATCAAATCTGGAATTATAAAATCACAGGTATTTGGCAAGTTGAAGAAGCAGAAGAAGCGGCGAAGTATGGTTTGAAACCGGGCGATTTCAAAGCTGTCGATTTAGATGGTAATTACAAGTACGATGCATTAATGGATAAGCAGTTCATTGGCTATGAGCGTCCTCGTCATCGTCTGGGATTAAGAAACTCTATTGATTTCTTAAAGAACTTCAATGTGACGTTCTTCCTAAGAGCAGAGTTAGGTCATTTAGGTTATTTTATGGAAGCACAACGCGCAGGAGGTACAGATACATATGATAAGCGTAGCACCTATGATCTTCCATATTGGACTGCAGAAAACCGAAACAACGACTATCCACGTTTGAATGCGTTGACTACTGTTTTTGGTGGTGGTATTCGCACTTATAAACCAGCTTCATTCCTACGTTTACAAGATTTATCATTCTCGTATACCGTACCTGAATCTGCTTTGGAACGTATTAAAGTTAAGAACCTTCGTGTTTTCTTAGCAGCACGTAACGTCTTTACGATTGATAAATGGCCAGGATGGGATCCAGAAACAGCATATAATTCTCAGAATTCTATGCCAATGCCACGTAGTTACTCTGCAGGTGTTAATTTCTCACTATAA
- a CDS encoding WD40/YVTN/BNR-like repeat-containing protein, with translation MKKLLLSAFLSAGIFAVSAQHFNNLVSNIQSSFRGLETYKENVVWVSGSNGTVGRSIDAGKSWTWVNPKGYEQFDFRDIEVFSAKDAVIVSAGSPAVVLRTKDGGKSWKEVYRNERAEIFLDGMDFHGKTGFIFGDPIDGSFQLLKSNDKGKTWTDVSNHIFLLAEEGEAGFAASGSGIQVFPDIVYIASGGRYSSFYKRSEKEHSLDVLDVPIWSGEASTGIFSLDFWDKQTGVLVGGNYTADQDNRNNILLTTNAGKSWVKPQSPVGGYRSSVKYISKSVLLATGTSGTDLSTDGGQNWKTISKASFNVISKSKSGKHIYLAGSNGNVESLSLTDM, from the coding sequence ATGAAAAAACTTCTCCTATCCGCATTTTTATCGGCAGGGATTTTTGCTGTTTCGGCACAGCATTTTAATAACCTAGTCAGCAATATCCAATCGAGCTTTCGAGGATTGGAAACCTATAAAGAAAATGTCGTTTGGGTAAGCGGCAGCAATGGCACCGTGGGGCGATCCATTGATGCCGGGAAGAGCTGGACTTGGGTAAATCCGAAGGGTTACGAGCAGTTTGATTTTCGAGATATAGAAGTATTCTCAGCGAAAGACGCCGTTATTGTTAGTGCGGGAAGTCCGGCAGTCGTGTTGCGTACAAAAGATGGAGGAAAATCATGGAAAGAGGTTTATCGTAATGAACGTGCAGAAATCTTCCTCGACGGCATGGACTTCCATGGGAAAACAGGATTTATCTTCGGTGATCCAATCGATGGTTCCTTCCAGTTATTGAAATCAAACGACAAAGGCAAAACCTGGACTGATGTGAGTAATCATATTTTCCTATTAGCGGAAGAAGGTGAAGCTGGATTTGCAGCAAGCGGTTCAGGCATTCAGGTTTTTCCAGATATTGTGTATATCGCCTCTGGCGGACGCTATAGTTCCTTTTATAAACGTAGTGAGAAAGAACATAGCCTAGATGTTTTGGATGTTCCTATTTGGTCCGGCGAAGCTTCTACGGGAATTTTTTCATTGGATTTCTGGGATAAGCAGACAGGGGTGCTTGTTGGCGGAAACTATACCGCCGATCAAGACAATCGAAATAACATTCTCTTAACGACGAATGCGGGAAAGTCTTGGGTAAAGCCACAGTCACCCGTTGGAGGTTATCGCTCGAGCGTTAAGTATATTTCGAAATCTGTCTTGCTTGCTACAGGTACCTCCGGTACGGATTTATCGACCGATGGCGGACAAAATTGGAAAACAATTTCTAAAGCTAGCTTTAATGTGATTTCTAAATCTAAATCAGGAAAGCATATTTACTTAGCCGGTAGCAACGGCAACGTGGAAAGCTTGAGTCTTACGGACATGTAG
- a CDS encoding YceH family protein: MEETKQLAQLTAEEIRVLGSLMEKSKTTPEYYPMTLNGLQTACNQKTSRKPVVQYDENTVIAALDSLKRKGLISTVVGGGSRVTKYKHNLAIQYPLLPQEVAVLCLLFLRGPLTGGEINSNSGRLYEFESLDEVQELLNKLAEDEPAYIQQLAKRPGQKEARYVHLFSPFDESSFEDSSVANDSPAASSRIAQLEERVESLEEQLSKLQAAFDKLMEELS; this comes from the coding sequence ATGGAAGAGACAAAACAATTAGCACAGTTAACAGCAGAAGAGATACGCGTTTTAGGGTCCTTAATGGAGAAATCGAAAACGACGCCAGAATATTACCCGATGACTTTAAATGGATTACAGACAGCCTGTAATCAAAAGACTTCTAGAAAACCGGTTGTACAATACGATGAAAATACGGTTATTGCTGCTTTAGATAGCTTAAAGCGCAAAGGTTTGATTTCTACCGTTGTTGGCGGAGGTAGTCGAGTTACCAAGTACAAACATAACCTGGCGATACAATATCCGCTATTGCCGCAGGAAGTCGCTGTCCTCTGTTTATTGTTCCTTCGCGGCCCATTGACGGGTGGCGAAATCAACAGTAACTCGGGCAGGCTCTACGAGTTTGAATCTCTAGATGAGGTTCAAGAACTACTCAACAAATTGGCGGAAGATGAACCTGCCTATATACAACAATTAGCAAAGCGCCCGGGACAAAAAGAAGCACGCTATGTACATTTATTTAGTCCTTTTGACGAGTCCAGTTTTGAAGATAGCAGTGTGGCTAATGATTCACCTGCCGCTTCCAGTCGTATTGCTCAATTGGAAGAACGCGTAGAAAGTTTGGAAGAACAATTAAGTAAGCTTCAAGCAGCGTTTGATAAACTAATGGAAGAATTATCTTAA
- a CDS encoding FecR family protein produces MISRDQLARYLQGSCSPEEAEEIRQFIEQHSIQVEELLSAEDWDNTADLPYAEETQLKELIEERLIKKRRSISWTRLGQVAAAILIICAVFLYQQRSERAPVHGGEQQKRIVEKKPAAKVGNLFFINSSNEDMNIYCSDGSRIKLSTGSEVRFAENFTSLSERRIELKGKATFFVKKDRSRPFRVYSNKIVTTALGTAFIVEEKIGKTTRVELIEGKIDVKERVVKTKMPIHRQFETRGEILVDHVHKRILSEAKLTQNSNDRNGFYRQQNKQIVIKNLPVIDILNILQHNFNIKLKNASYLAANSFFSGTFREKPDAYKDIIKEINYLHKTNIETLNN; encoded by the coding sequence ATGATAAGCAGAGACCAGTTAGCAAGATACCTACAGGGTTCGTGTAGCCCCGAAGAAGCGGAAGAAATTAGACAATTTATTGAACAGCATTCCATTCAGGTCGAGGAATTACTATCGGCGGAGGATTGGGATAACACTGCTGATTTACCTTATGCGGAAGAAACTCAGTTAAAAGAACTTATCGAAGAACGCCTTATAAAGAAACGGCGGTCGATCTCCTGGACGCGTTTAGGGCAAGTAGCTGCAGCGATTCTAATTATTTGTGCTGTGTTCCTATACCAACAGCGTTCAGAACGAGCCCCAGTGCATGGCGGAGAACAGCAAAAGCGTATTGTAGAAAAGAAGCCAGCAGCAAAGGTTGGCAATTTATTCTTCATCAACTCCAGCAATGAAGACATGAATATCTATTGCAGCGACGGTTCTCGAATCAAATTATCCACGGGTTCGGAAGTTCGGTTTGCGGAGAATTTCACATCGCTATCGGAGCGTAGAATTGAACTAAAAGGAAAGGCGACATTCTTCGTCAAGAAGGATCGCTCGCGGCCATTTCGAGTATATTCCAATAAGATCGTGACAACAGCCTTAGGCACCGCCTTTATCGTGGAAGAAAAAATCGGAAAAACGACTCGAGTGGAGCTTATTGAAGGAAAGATCGACGTCAAAGAACGGGTTGTGAAGACCAAAATGCCTATTCATCGTCAGTTTGAGACAAGAGGTGAAATCCTTGTTGATCATGTTCATAAACGAATTCTATCAGAGGCTAAATTGACCCAAAATAGCAATGATCGAAATGGTTTTTATAGACAACAAAACAAACAGATTGTCATTAAAAATCTCCCAGTAATTGATATTTTAAACATATTGCAACATAATTTTAACATTAAATTAAAAAACGCGTCTTACCTTGCGGCGAATAGTTTTTTCAGTGGCACCTTTCGGGAGAAGCCGGACGCCTACAAGGATATCATCAAGGAAATCAACTATTTACATAAAACAAACATTGAAACATTAAACAATTAA
- a CDS encoding acetylxylan esterase produces the protein MYKNSGIRFLLSLLTLVALWNFSYAQSRSNQLIQVIVSPNKADWTYGSNEEISFTVSVVKHQVPIQDAEVSYSIGWEKMDPLQSGNLKVNGAATKVGKPLKGDKPGFIRCEVKYKYDGQEYRGIATAAINPEKIQPTQTLPSDFMDFWNKEISALKNIPLDPKMTLLPELSTATVDVFHINFQNINGSRMYGILSKPKKAGKHPAVLQVPGAGIRPYAGAVSVAEKGIVTLQIGIHGIPVREDVELYNNLSAGALRSYPFFNLDDKNQYYYKRVYLGCIRAVDFLTQLDDVDQNNLMVWGGSQGGALSIVVAGLDKRIKHLVAIYPALSDVTGYLHNRAGGWPHMFNKENAAFMATDAKIKNSAYYDVVNFAKQVKVPGFYTWGYNDETCPPTSYYAAYNVINAPKDLYLVQETGHWTFQEQQDKILDWVLTKAKVK, from the coding sequence ATGTACAAGAATTCAGGAATCAGATTTCTACTGTCCTTATTAACGCTTGTGGCCTTATGGAACTTTTCCTATGCCCAATCTAGAAGCAACCAGCTTATCCAAGTTATTGTAAGCCCAAACAAAGCTGACTGGACCTATGGAAGCAATGAAGAAATAAGTTTTACCGTATCTGTTGTAAAGCATCAAGTGCCCATTCAGGATGCCGAAGTTAGCTACAGCATTGGCTGGGAGAAAATGGATCCCTTGCAATCTGGCAACCTCAAAGTAAATGGTGCAGCGACCAAGGTTGGTAAGCCTTTAAAAGGCGACAAACCCGGTTTTATACGTTGTGAAGTAAAATACAAATACGATGGGCAAGAATACCGTGGGATTGCGACAGCGGCCATCAATCCTGAAAAAATTCAACCTACACAAACACTTCCCTCCGACTTTATGGACTTCTGGAACAAAGAGATCAGTGCTTTAAAAAATATTCCATTAGATCCGAAAATGACACTTTTGCCTGAGCTATCCACTGCTACCGTTGATGTATTTCATATCAACTTTCAAAACATCAATGGAAGCCGGATGTATGGGATTCTGTCAAAGCCTAAGAAAGCCGGAAAACACCCTGCGGTATTACAAGTTCCGGGTGCTGGTATTCGTCCCTATGCAGGAGCGGTCAGTGTTGCGGAGAAAGGAATAGTAACGCTTCAAATTGGAATACATGGCATTCCTGTACGTGAAGACGTCGAATTATATAACAATTTATCCGCCGGCGCATTACGCAGCTACCCTTTCTTCAATTTAGATGATAAAAATCAATACTACTATAAACGTGTATATTTAGGATGTATCCGTGCGGTCGACTTCCTTACACAATTGGACGATGTTGATCAGAACAACCTAATGGTATGGGGCGGAAGCCAAGGTGGTGCACTTTCGATTGTTGTAGCCGGATTAGACAAACGAATTAAACATTTGGTGGCGATTTATCCTGCCCTAAGTGATGTTACAGGCTATTTACACAACCGCGCTGGTGGCTGGCCACATATGTTTAACAAAGAAAATGCAGCCTTTATGGCGACCGATGCAAAGATCAAAAACTCCGCATATTACGACGTTGTGAACTTTGCAAAGCAAGTTAAGGTTCCTGGATTCTACACGTGGGGATACAACGATGAAACATGCCCTCCGACCTCTTATTACGCTGCATACAATGTAATCAATGCGCCGAAAGATCTTTACCTCGTTCAAGAAACAGGACATTGGACTTTCCAAGAACAACAAGACAAAATATTAGACTGGGTTTTAACGAAAGCTAAAGTCAAATAA
- a CDS encoding alpha/beta hydrolase family protein produces MKKIYTNFLCRLFSLVLLYLFCINNMLSAQNQVNWDDKSSVTWPKETRLIEIKSTKDATVQKSYLYSSTRKTKSPLIISLHTWGGNYAQRDPLLKYCIAADVNYLHPDFRGPNNKPEAAGSELVSQDIDDAIQWALDSLQVDMDQIHVVGVSGGGFATALSYMKSKHPIKSFHAFVGIYNLEDWYYESLGRKNAYAKDIIAITGGTANQPNFAEAKKRSVLLMSTPTKQRKQASLHLYVGLHDGYTGSVPISHSLELYNKVVLDFDKHANKALISLEDRYTLLKRRSSPNFSIISQGFMGRDIIYQKQYQDKVKIIVFDGGHEMPEANLLPYIF; encoded by the coding sequence ATGAAAAAAATATATACCAATTTTCTTTGCCGACTGTTCAGTCTAGTCCTACTTTATTTATTTTGTATTAACAACATGTTAAGTGCTCAAAACCAAGTCAATTGGGATGACAAATCCAGTGTAACATGGCCAAAAGAAACCCGACTAATTGAAATAAAGTCAACCAAAGATGCAACCGTACAGAAATCTTACCTTTATAGTAGCACACGTAAAACAAAAAGCCCTCTAATCATTAGTTTACATACCTGGGGTGGAAATTATGCGCAAAGAGATCCACTATTAAAATATTGCATAGCAGCGGATGTAAATTATTTACATCCCGATTTTCGCGGTCCGAATAACAAACCGGAAGCGGCAGGCAGCGAACTAGTCAGCCAGGATATCGACGATGCGATCCAGTGGGCACTTGACTCCCTCCAAGTGGATATGGATCAGATTCATGTGGTCGGTGTTAGTGGAGGCGGATTTGCGACGGCACTCAGCTATATGAAGAGTAAGCACCCAATTAAATCTTTTCATGCCTTTGTCGGCATCTACAATTTGGAGGACTGGTATTATGAATCGCTAGGACGTAAGAACGCATATGCAAAAGATATTATCGCGATTACTGGAGGCACAGCGAATCAACCGAATTTTGCAGAAGCAAAAAAGCGCTCAGTCCTATTGATGTCTACACCGACGAAACAAAGAAAGCAGGCAAGTCTACATTTATATGTTGGTTTGCATGACGGGTATACCGGTTCTGTTCCTATCTCCCACAGCTTAGAACTATATAATAAAGTCGTACTGGACTTTGATAAGCACGCAAATAAAGCACTTATTTCACTGGAGGATCGCTATACACTTTTGAAACGTCGAAGCAGCCCAAATTTTAGCATCATCTCCCAAGGATTTATGGGGAGAGACATCATCTATCAGAAACAGTATCAAGATAAAGTCAAGATTATCGTATTTGATGGTGGTCATGAAATGCCTGAGGCCAACCTCCTACCCTATATATTTTAA
- a CDS encoding sigma-70 family RNA polymerase sigma factor: protein MFINKNFDSREFEVLFTRWNRKVYHYALSKTSNSYIAEETVQRVFIKLWNNLSKKNIDCAIESQIFTITRTVLLDIVKEEYRRKQAIDQIPMFMEDAQVSMPIEIKETESALQQIIGKMPPMRKLVFQLSRFEQLNYQEIAEKLKISPRTVENHISLALKMIRKSFSNFLFLLLALLSSLFL, encoded by the coding sequence ATGTTTATTAACAAGAATTTTGACTCTCGAGAGTTTGAAGTTCTATTCACTCGATGGAATAGAAAGGTCTATCACTATGCCTTATCCAAAACATCCAATAGTTATATTGCTGAAGAAACAGTACAACGTGTTTTTATTAAACTCTGGAATAACCTTAGCAAAAAAAACATAGACTGTGCGATTGAATCGCAGATATTCACGATTACGCGTACAGTATTATTAGATATTGTAAAAGAAGAGTATCGCCGCAAACAAGCAATTGATCAAATTCCAATGTTTATGGAAGATGCGCAAGTCTCCATGCCGATCGAAATCAAAGAAACGGAGTCTGCACTGCAACAGATTATTGGGAAAATGCCTCCGATGCGTAAATTGGTATTTCAACTCAGTCGATTTGAACAGTTAAACTATCAGGAAATTGCCGAAAAACTTAAAATATCGCCGCGTACAGTTGAAAATCATATCTCACTCGCTTTGAAAATGATTCGTAAATCATTTTCCAATTTCCTCTTTTTACTTCTAGCGCTACTAAGCTCCCTCTTTCTATAG
- a CDS encoding Gfo/Idh/MocA family protein produces MNDWSLNRREFILGSTALLGLSSLPQLLKGELPKSIKNVGLIGAGWYGKSDLFRLLQVADVEVLAVCDVDKRHLKEAAQLIAERQKSKNTPKTYADYRKMLSAHQFDLILIGTPDHWHALTAIAAMEAGAHVYLQKPISVDVMEGEALLATARKLNRKVQIGTQRRSTPHMIDAKENIVDKGLLGNISHVEMCCYYHMRNNENPDLKPIPDFLDYEMWTGPAPMRPYDHLPHGGWWRSFMEYGNGITGDMCVHMFDTVRWMLNLGWPTKIDAYGGIYVQKEGKSNIADTQTAVFQYEHLNCVWQHRTWGTAADPEFPWAFILYGDKGTLKGSTMKYEFIPLKGERIKKDVVLEKEAYPEDLKEARIEINAAPATRKHMQNLLKAIENDELPVADIEQGHISTASCILANISMKLGRPVEYDPKRKICLNDPEATQLLKRAYRGPWKHPYKSS; encoded by the coding sequence ATGAACGACTGGAGTCTTAACCGCCGCGAATTTATTCTTGGAAGTACCGCATTATTAGGGCTGAGCTCCCTGCCACAACTTTTAAAAGGAGAACTGCCGAAGAGTATAAAAAATGTCGGCCTAATTGGTGCTGGATGGTACGGAAAGAGCGATTTATTTAGACTTTTACAGGTAGCAGATGTTGAGGTTCTTGCGGTATGCGATGTTGATAAAAGACATTTAAAAGAGGCAGCACAATTGATAGCGGAGCGTCAAAAATCAAAGAACACTCCGAAAACCTATGCGGATTATCGGAAAATGCTATCGGCTCATCAGTTTGACCTGATTTTAATCGGAACACCTGACCATTGGCATGCTTTAACAGCAATCGCCGCGATGGAGGCTGGCGCACATGTATATCTGCAAAAACCGATTTCTGTCGATGTCATGGAAGGAGAGGCCCTGTTGGCAACAGCACGAAAGTTAAATCGAAAAGTACAAATTGGTACTCAAAGAAGGAGTACACCGCACATGATCGACGCTAAGGAAAATATCGTCGATAAAGGATTGCTGGGCAATATATCCCATGTTGAGATGTGTTGCTACTACCATATGCGCAACAATGAAAATCCCGACTTAAAACCTATTCCCGATTTTCTAGATTACGAGATGTGGACGGGACCAGCACCGATGCGTCCCTATGATCATCTTCCACATGGAGGATGGTGGCGCTCCTTCATGGAATATGGAAATGGTATCACTGGCGATATGTGTGTGCATATGTTTGATACAGTTCGTTGGATGTTGAACCTCGGTTGGCCGACAAAGATTGATGCTTATGGCGGTATCTATGTGCAGAAGGAAGGTAAGTCGAATATAGCAGATACGCAGACCGCAGTTTTTCAGTATGAACACCTAAATTGTGTATGGCAACACCGTACTTGGGGAACCGCTGCAGATCCCGAGTTTCCTTGGGCGTTTATTCTCTATGGAGATAAGGGAACCTTAAAAGGTAGTACTATGAAATATGAGTTTATTCCCTTAAAAGGTGAACGTATTAAAAAGGACGTGGTCTTAGAAAAAGAAGCCTATCCGGAGGATTTAAAAGAGGCGCGCATCGAGATCAATGCTGCACCCGCAACTCGAAAGCATATGCAGAATTTATTGAAGGCTATTGAGAACGATGAACTGCCCGTTGCGGATATTGAACAAGGGCACATATCTACTGCTTCTTGTATTCTTGCGAATATATCCATGAAGCTTGGCCGACCAGTGGAATATGATCCAAAGCGTAAAATTTGTTTAAACGATCCCGAAGCTACACAATTGCTCAAGAGAGCGTATAGAGGGCCATGGAAGCATCCGTATAAATCTAGCTAA